CCATGTGGAAGCCGGGCTGCGCACCTACGACAAATATTCTCCCTGGCCCGAAGAAATGAACCGCCGCCTGACCGGCTCCCTGGCCGACCTGCATTTCGCCCCCACGCCCGCCGCGCGCTTGAATCTGCTGCAGGAGAGCGTGCCCGATGCCGCCATCCATGTCACCGGCAACACCGTCATCGACGCCTTGCTCGACGTGGTGCGCAGGCTGCAGGGCGATGCCGGTCTGCGCGGCGAGATGGAGAAGCGCTTCGGCTTTCTCGACCCCGCGAAACGTCTCGTCCTCGTCACCGGGCACCGGCGGGAGAATTTCGGCCCGGGCTTCGAGAACATCTGCCGCGCCTTGGGCGACATCGCCGCGCGAGGCGATGTGCAGATCGTCTATCCGGTGCACCTGAACCCGAACGTGCAGGATCCCGTCCGCCGCATTCTGGCCGAAACGCAAGACGTTTTCCTGCTCGAACCCCTCGATTATCTGCCTTTCGTGTACCTGCTGGATCGCAGCGCCCTCGTCATCACGGATTCCGGCGGCGTGCAGGAGGAGGCCCCATCCCTGGGCAAGCCCGTTTTGGTCATGCGCGAGGCCACCGAGCGCCCGGAAGCCCTGGAGGCCGGGACGGTCAGGCTTGTGGGTGCGGATCGGGAAAAAATAGTCCGCGAGGCCCGTCGCCTGCTGGATGACGAAAGCGCGCGCCAAGCCATGTCCCGCGTGCACAATCCCTACGGCGACGGCAAGGCCGCCCAGCGAATCCGGGAGTGTCTGCTGGCCGAAGTCAATCTCAAAATGAGCCCGACACTGCGTCTGTACCAGGCTTTTTCCGCTGGCGCGGCCAAGCCGGAAAATTTCGGCCGGGATGCTTTGCCGCGCCGGGTGTCGAACAATCGCATGGATTTGCTGAAGTAGCCCATGTTCAACACCATTTCCATGATCGGCCTTGGCTACATCGGCCTGCCCACGGCGACGCTCTTTGCCTCGCGCAGGAAGAAGGTCATCGGCGTGGACGTCAACCAACATGCCGTGGACACCATCAACCAGGGCAAGATCCACATCGTGGAGCCGGACCTGGACATGCTGGTCCAGGCGGCGGTGGCGTCCGGCTACCTGCGGGCCACCACGGTTCCGGAGCCGGCCGACGCCTTCCTCATCGCCGTGCCGACTCCGTTCACGGACGGGCACAAGCCGGATCTGAGCTGCGTCCGGGCCGCGGCACAGGCCATCGCCCCGGTGCTCAGAAAGGACAACCTGGTCATCCTGGAATCGACCTCGCCGGTGGGCACCACGGAAAAGCTGGCCCGGTGGCTGGCAGAAGCCCGGCCGGACCTGACCTTCCCCCAGCAGGCCGGGGAGGCGGCGGACGTGCAGATCGCCTACTGCCCCGAACGGGTGTTGCCGGGCCGGGTGGTGCACGAACTGGTGGACAACGACCGGGTCATCGGAGGCATGACCAGGGCAGCCACCTTCATGGCCGCGACCCTGTACAAGATCTTTGTGCGCGGCGACCTCATCGCCACCAATGTGCGCACGGCCGAGATGTGCAAGCTGGCCGAGAACAGCTTTCGGGACGTGAACATCGCCTTTGCCAACGAGCTGTCCATGATCTGCGACAGGCTGGACATCGATGTGCACGAACTCATCCGCCTGGCCAACCGCCACCCGCGCGTGAACATCCTGCAACCGGGGGCCGGGGTGGGCGGGCACTGCATCGCCGTGGACCCGTGGTTCATCGTCGACCAGACGCCCGAGGAGGCCCGCCTGATCCGCACGGCCCGCGAGGTCAACGACAGGAAGATCGCCTGGGTCCTGGAAAAGGTCGGGCAAGTGGCCGCCGCCGGTCCCGGCAGCGTGAAGATCGCCTGCCTGGGGCTGGCCTACAAGGCCGACGTGGACGATCTGCGCGAAAGCCCGGCCCTGTCCATTGTCCAGGCCCTGGCCGATTCGTTTCCCGGGTGCCTGGCCGTTGTTGAGCCGCACATCGACATCCTGCCGGAATCGCTGCGCGAGAAGGGGGTGGCCAAAATGGAGCTGAAGGAATCTCTCGAATGGGCAACCGTTGTCGTGACTCTTGTGGGGCACAGGCAATTCAAGTCCATCTGTTTCGATCATTACGACGATACGTGTATCGTTGATGTCGCCGGAATAAGGAAGAACCAAGCATGACTGACACACAGACCGCAACGTCGCAGCCGGTTGAGGCTGAATTTCAGGCCAGGTTGAAAGACCTGGAAGAGGAAAACGAGCTTCTGCTCCTGCAACTCCATCAGGTGCAGGAAGAGCTCGAAAGATATTTTTTGAAATGTCAGGATCTTGAGAGGGGAGGCGCTAGCGCCTGGACCGGAACGGCATCGGCTGGGGGTTGGGTGGATGACGAGTTGCCGTCAGTGCAGGCCGAAGTCTCGCGGCTGACCGCCCTGGTCGAGACGCAGACGCGGCTGCGCGACATAGAATCGAAGAATGCCCTCAATGCCCGGCTCGGGGATATCCTGATCCAGAGCGTTTCGCCTTCCGGCAGCATTGTGGGCCTGCCGGCCAAGCTGCTGGGGATCTGGCGGGCGTCCAAAGCAGAGCAGCCTTCGGCGGCGTTGGGCGGGAAGAATTTCGACAAGGTCATCGAGGCGTTCCAGAAGGGTGGCCTGGAGCCCGTAAACCAGTTGCTTGCAGCGGAGCCCGCGCCCGAGATGCGGGCCAAGGCGTACACGGCCCTGGCCCGCCATCAGATGAAGAACGGGCTTTTCATGGATGCCGCCCTGTCCGCCAGACGCGCCTACGAAGAGGAGCCCAAGCCTTTCCGTCTGAAATGGCTGGCGTTCCGCCTGCATGACGCGGGAGAGGTTGCCGAGGCCGACGCCTGCCTTTCTCTCCTGCCCCAGGACACTCCGTTCAGCGATTCCGAGGCGCGTCAGCGCGATCAGGTGCGCTACGAAGCCAAAAGCCTTCGCCTGCGCGACGCCAAGCAGAAGACCGGCTTCGAGTCGCGACGCCAGGCAATGGAAAGTCAGGTGCAGTCGCTTCGCCGCGAGTGCGATAAACACGTCAAGCTGGCGGCCGAGCGAGAAGCGGAGTTAGCGTCGTTGCAGCAGACGCAGGCCAGGCTCGAGCAGGAGAAGTCGGCGCTTGAAGGACGGCTGGCGGCGGCGGAGCGCAGGGTGAGCGAACTCAATCAGGCCACGGAAAAAAGCGCGAAACTGACGGCAGAACGTGAGGAGGAAAACGAGTTGCTCCTTACGCAGTTGCATCAGGTGCAGGAAGAGCTGGAGCTCCATTTTCTGAAGGTCCAGGAACTTGAAAAGGGTCTTGCCAGTCTGGAACAGGAAAAAATGGTTTTGGCCGGGCAGCAGGAAGCATCGGGCAAGCTGCTTGCGGAGCGATATGCGGAGATCGAATCGCTCAAGCTTTCGTGTTCAAAGATTGAACAGGAAAAGTTGGCCATTTCCCGGCAGCGCATCGAAGCATCCCTGCTGCTTTCGGAACGGGAGGCGGAGATCAGGATTTTGTATGAGACTCGGGCCCGGCTTGAGCAGGAAAAATCGAATCTGGTGGCGCAGAGCGAAGAGTCTGCCGACTTGGCTGCGTCCCGACTGCGGGAAATCGAAACCCTGACGCAGGGCTTGAAGGCTATTGAGCAGGAGAAGGCGGTGCTTTCCGGCCAGCTGGAAGAATCTGCCAGGATGTCCGCCGAACGGCAGGCCAAGATCGATTCCCAGAGCCAGGAACTGGACAAGGTGCATCAGGACCAGGCGGCGCTGATCGCAATGATGGAAGAGTCCGCCAGGCTGTCCGCCGATCTGCAGGCTGAGATCGAAACCCTGCGCCGGACCCTGGCCAACCTTGAGCAGCAGTTGAGCACGATGACTACCCAGCAGGAAGACTCCGCCAAGCTTCTCGCCGCCCGTCAGGCGGAGTTGGAGTCGCTGCAGCGGGCCCTGGCGCAGCGCGAGCAGGAGAAAGAGACTCTGGCCGGACAGCATGAGCACGTGATCAGTCAAGTTGCCGAGCGGCAGGCGGAGATCGATTCCCTGCTTCAGGCTGCAGGCAAGTTTGACCAAGAGCGGGCGGAGTTGAAAAAGTCAATTGAAGAATTGACAAGGCAGCGAGACGAACAGTCGAGGTTGGTTCAGGACAGGATCAGTCAGATCGAGGAGTTGCAGCGCAAGGCTCATGACAGGGAGGCTGCAGAATCCGAACTGGCGACCCGTCAGGAGATGATTCGCGGAGAAATGGTCAGGGCTGAGGCGCAGCTTGATTTGTTGAAGGAGATTCTTTTGAGGGAGCAGGGGCTATGACCGAGATGACTTCGCCTGACGGCATCCCTGTACGGCAGACAAGCGGAGATGACGAGGCTGCATTGGAGGCGTCAGTCGTCCCATATGACGAAGATCTGCTCGAACGCTCCCGCACCCAATGGCAGTTCGGTGATTGGCAGAGTCTGGCCCAACTCAAGCGCGCGAACCTGCAGCACCACCCTGACCGGGCCAAGCTCGCCCTGCTCGCTGCCGCCGGCCACCTGCAATGCGGCAGCGCCGACCAAGCCCGAGGATACGTCCGCCTGGCCAGGGACTGGGGTTGCGACAAGAAACTGGTCAGCCGGATTTTGATTGCCGGGGTGCACAATAGTCTGGGGAGGATGGCCGCTTTAGCGGGGGAGCAGACTAGGGCGATGGAGCACTTTGAGCACTCTATTGAATTGGGGGCTCGTGGCAATGATACCCGCTTGCTGCGGCAAGCAAGAATCCTGCATCAGTATGAACAATTGGGTCTCACTTTGTCCCGTCCGGACATTCAAGACGCCATCGATCCCGCGGAATGAAAAACTTCTTGACAGATTTTGGATTGGGAGATCCCCATGGCAACGCAACGTCCTGTTTGAAGAATGGAAACAGCGCTTTGCGTTCCGGGAATTGTGCGTCCGCAGCAACGCATTATTTGCAAGCACTTCAGCAAATTTCTGGAATGGATAAGGTCATTGCTGGAAATCTGCGGATAAACCAGGGTAAATTTAAATACCAAGGCCGGGATAACAAACGTAAACGAGTAGCGATTTGCGGATGGAGCCTGGCTCATAATGCTGCTGGACGGGCTTACACTTTGGCAAAAATTTATGAAACGTTTGCCGATGTGGAGATTGTCGGCAGCTTGTTTCCAAAGTGGGACTCTGAGCTGTGGGAGCCAATCCGCAACACCGCATTTCAATACCATTCTTTCGTTGTCGAGAGTGAAGACCGCTTTCTGGAACAAGCCATGGCGTTGGTGGCAGCCCACCCGTACGACATCGTCCATCTTTCCAAGCCGCGCGTACCCAACATTTTTTTCGGCCTGCTTTACAAGCTAATTTGGAATGCCACGGTCTTGATGGACATCGACGACGAAGAACTGGCTTTTGTGAAGGCAGGCCAGCCCGTTTCCGTGCACGCTTTCCTGCAAGAGTTTGGAAGGCTGCCGGAATTGAAAAACCTTCCCGGTAAAGAGTGGACCCGGTTGGCTGTCGGACTGGCCTGCGAGTTCGATGCCCTTACCGTTTCGAATGGCGCGTTGAAGTCCCGATACGGCGGCGAAATCATCGGGCATGCCCGTGACCCGCGTAGTCCTAGCCTGGGCAAGGAGTTGCGCGAATCAAGCCGCCACGCCTTCGGCATCCGCCCCGACCAGAAAGTCGTTCTTTTTTTGGGGACGCCACGCCCGCACAAAGGTCTTCTTGAAGTCGCCCGCGCCATCCAAAGCATGCGCCGTGACGACATCATCTTTGCCATTGTCGGCAGTTTCGACGTGAGTTGCCAGGGCTTCAAAGCCCAGTTGGAAAGCGTCACAGGGGTGCGGTACCTCTTTGTCGAGAACCAGCCTTTCGAGGAGTTGCCGCGTATCCTCTCCATGGCCGACTGCTGTGCGTTGCTGCAGGACCCTGGGCATCCCTGCTCCGAATTCCAGATGCCAGCCAAGCTCAGCGACGCCCTGGCCATGGGTGTCCCCGTCATCGCGACCCCCACTCCGGCGATGGCCGACCCGATTGCCGCGTCGGCCGTCATACCCGCCACGGCAGGAAATCTCGCCGTTCAGCTTGCCGCCGCGCTCGATGACCGCTGTGCGTCTCAGGCCGATGCGGGCCAACGCTATTTCACCGAGAATCTTTCCATCGCAGCCAACGCCGCGCGACTGCAGCACGTCGTGGACATCACCCGCAGCAGTCCTCTCTCGCAAGATTTGATCCTGTTCCTGAAAGCGCTTTCCGTTTACGAGCCCAAGCTGGACGCCCTGTTCGAGTTGGCAGAGCCCGAGAACCTGCACGGGCCAGAACGGCACAAGGCTCTAAGGGAAGTCGAGACCCTCCCGGGCAAGCTGGCCATAGCTGTCCACATCTACTACCCTGAAATCTGGCCAGAGATCGCACAGCGGCTCAAAAAGCTCCGCCATCCCTTCATTCTGGACATCACCACTCCGCCGGAGCAGGCCGCCAGCGTCGAGTCGGCCGTCAAGCACGATTTTACCGCCGCGAACATTCACATCGTCCCCAACCGGGGCATGGACATCCTGCCTTTCCTTTCTCTGGTCCCGCACTGGCAGCAGGAAGACGTCATCGCCGTCTGCAAACTGCACACAAAAAAGGGCGATGGCGGCGAGAGCGCCACGCATTGGCGTCGGCACTTGCTGGATACCCTGATCGGGCACCCTGACATTCCTGCCCGAATCGTCCGTGCCTTTGCCGACCACACGAGCCTGAACCTCGTGGGTCCTGCCATTTTCCATCTCTCCGCCCAGCGGCTCATGTATGGAAACGGACCGAATTTGCAGCAAATCAGCCAAGAGCTCGGGCTTGGCCCTTTGCCCCAGAGCGACTGGGGCTTCTTCGCCGGCACCATGTTTTGGGCCCGTCCTGACGCGCTGGCTCCGCTTGCCCGGCTCGTTGCAAACAAATCCCAGTTTGGGCCAGACGATCATGCCAAAGATGGCCGATATGAGCACGCCCTGGAACGGGCATTCGGTCTGATGGCGCATTGCCCCGGTGGAAAAATCGGCCTTCTCCATCACCCCGCCAGCCCGACCGATATGCCGGAACTGCAGATTGCCGAGGCATTTGCTCCTGCGGCACGCCATCTCATCAACCCTGTCCATGCCAGCCAGGCTGTACGCCAAACATATTCTTTAGTCGATTGGGACGCACAGTGCTGCAAGCCTCGGCAATCCGGCCTCGTTTCGATCATCGTCCCCATCTATAACCAGCCGGAACTCACTGCGGCCTGTATCGCATCCGTTTACCAGCATACGGCGAACGGGCACTTCCAATTGGTGCTCGTCGATAACGGAAGCGACTTCGGTACCCAGACTTTGCTCCAAGACCTGGCCCGCAAGCACCCCAACGTGCTCTTGCTGCGAAATGCAGAGAATCTCAATTTCGCCCACGGTTGCAACTTGGGCTATGCCGCCAGTAACGGAAGCATCGTTGTTTTTCTCAACAACGATACAACCGTGACATCCGGCTGGCTGCCGCCACTGGTCGAAGCGTTGCGTCGGCCGGACGTGGCTGCAGTGCAGCCAAAACTGCTCTATCCCGATGGCACTATTCAATGCATTGGTGTCGTATTTTCGGAGCACAGTCCCCTCGGCTACCCCATCTACGCCGGCATGCAACCGCAGCCCCCTTGGGTGGATTCCAGTCGCAGCTTCCAGGCCGTGACGGGCGCCTGCATGGCAGTCCACGCCAAGGATTTTGCGCAACTGCGTGGGTTTGATCCGGTTTACGTCAATGGTCAGGAAGACATCGATCTGTGCCTGCGTTTGAATCGGCTCCGTAAAATGAACAGCTGTTGGGTTGCGGCGGAAAGCATCGTGATGCATCACGAAAGCAAAACTCCAAGCAGATTTATGCACGCAGCTCATAATCGCAGGACATTCGTCCGGAGATGGAAGAAAATAGTCAAGCCTGACGACTTGAACTATTACGCTGCAGATGGTTTCAGTGTGACTGGATATCAAGTTGATTCGCTCGATAAGTTTTCAGAAGATTTGCGCGTTTTTCGGGCGAATATTGTCCCAGAGTTATCGACGTCGTAATAATCCGGCATCGTGTTATGAACAACTCTTTTCAGCGGAATGAAAATCAGATGAACGCTCCATGGCAATCGTACTGGGTTCGTGCTAACGCTTGCTTTCGTAATAAGGATTATGAAAGTGCAATTAAATTTTATGAAAAAGCAATCCTCCAAGCTGAACATCCCTTGAAAGCTCGGATTCGCTTTAATCTTGATTTTGCTCTTCGTCGCGCAGGGAAGACAGTTGCTCCCTTTGCCATACTCGAGAAACCTGAGGGTCTCGACCAGTATTACTTCGATCTGATCAAGAACGGGGGATTTTTTGATCCGGACTGGTATTTGGAGCAGTATAAGGAGAAGCACCACGTCACGGGTAACCCGCTGGCCCACTACCTGGCTCACGGTGTCGAACTCGGCACAAACCCCTCGCCGCAATTCGATACCACGTACTATCTCAAACAGAACCAGGACGTCGCCCAATCCGGGCTTCATCCATTCCTGCACTACATCTGCCAGGGCTGCAATGAAGACCGCCTCTGCAGACCCTTGTCGGCGCAGGACAGCCTCGACATATACCAGCCTGAGGCTCCCCAATATGTTCCTCGATTGGAACCGGGTGACTATCTGAAAGAAAAAGCTGCCCGCGTCATCGCCTTTTATCTGCCGCAGTTTCATCCCATTCCTGAAAATGACGAATGGTGGGGCGAGGGTTTTACCGAATGGACCAATGTTCGTCCGGCTAGGCCTCTTTTCGAGGGGCACTATCAACCGCACGAGCCAGACAAGTTTCTTGGTTACTACGACCTGCGTGACTCGTCCGTCATGCGCAAGCAAATCGAACTGGCCAAACAGTATGGTATTGAAGGCTTCTGTTTCTATACATACTGGTTTTCCGGAACCAGATTGCTCGAAACTCCAGTAGATAACTACCTGGCTGATGCCACGCTAGATTTGCCCTTCTGTATTTGCTGGGCCAACGAAAATTGGAGCAGACGTTGGGACGGGAAGGATAACGATTTGCTCATGGTCCAGCACTATTCGGATCAGGACGACGTCGCATTCATCTCGCACATGGCGAAATATCTTCGTGATCCTCGCTACCTTCGTGTTGACGGCAAACCGTTGCTGATTGTTTATAGGCCCAATCTTTTTCCTTCAATGTCGGAAACAGCCACGCGCTGGCGCGACTTCTGCCGCGAGATTGGGTTGGGTGAAATCTACATCGCATACGTCCAGTCTTTCGAAAAACGTGATCCCGCAGACTATGGCTTGGATGCCGCCATCGAATTTCCTCCAAATAATAGCGCTCCGCCTGACATCAGCAAGAATGTCGTTGGGGCTCGCGTCGATTTTTCCGGCAAGATCTATGACTGGCGGATTTTCTTGCAGCGCAGCGAGAACTTCAAACCCAAGAACTATACAGTGTTGCGCGGAGCCTGCCCATCCTGGGATAACACGGCAAGGAAAAAGGAGAGAGGAACAGTTTTTGCGAACTCGAGTCCGAAGCTGTTTGAACGTTGGCTGACCAATGTGTTTGAAGATACCTTGCGACGAATAGAAGATGTGGACCAACGTCTCGTTTTCATCAATGCGTGGAACGAATGGGGAGAGGGCGCCCATCTCGAACCAGACAAGCGCCATGGCTATGCTTGGTTGCAGGCTGTGCGCCAAGCGCACATGGCCGTCACGAGCCGGCATCAGAGGATACTCATCGTCAGCCATGACGCGCACCCTCACGGCGCACAATTGCTCAGCCTGCATCTTGCCAAGCACTTCAAGTGCGACCTGAAGCTTCAAGTTGACATGATAGTGCTTGGGGAGGGCGCCTTGCTGTCGCGATTCTCCGAGCACGCGACGGTTCACCGCATCGATCTCAAGACCGCCAGCGGCTCCCAGATTGATGCCAAGTTGGGCCAGATCGGGCAAAAGGGAATCCGCTGCGCCATCGTCAACACCACCGTTTCCGGGGACATCGTTCCCCATCTCAAACGACATGGTATCAAAGTCGTCTCGCTTGTGCATGAGCTACCGGGTATCCTCGCCGCATATAACTTGCATGAGCAGGCGAACTCTATCGCCATGCATGCCGACAGAGTTGTTTTTGCCGCGCAGCAGGTTAAAGACGGCTTTGAGGGATTTATCGGGCGCTCCCTTTCTCAAGCCGCTATACGGCCACAAGGGCTTTATCAACGCAGTTGGCTGCGGTCGGGTCGAGATAAGAACGAGATCCGTCGTGAAATCCGGGAGCAACTCGGTATCCCCGCCCACGCAAAAATCGTCATCTGCGCTGGTTATGCTGATCACCGTAAGGGGTTCGATCTCTTCGTAGAAATCTGCGTGCACCTTATGCAACAAAGCGAAGACGTCTTCGGCTTGTGGGTTGGGCATCTCGACCAGAGCTTTGCCGACGCCAGTCTGGGTTGTGCCGACGCTGCCCGCGTGCGCCACAGGCTGCTTTTCACGGGCCTAGTAGAGGAGCCGCAACCGTATTATTTGGCTGCCGATGTTTACGCGCTCACCTCGCGTGAGGATCCCTTCCCCTCGGTAGTCATGGAAGCTCTTGACGCGCAAATCCCCGTTGTCGCTTTCCGAGGTTGCGGTGGGTTTGAAGAACTGCTGGATCGCGGCTGCGGCGTCTTGGTCACAATGGGGGATGTTGCAGGCTTTGTCGGAGCAGTTCGCGGATTGCTGGATAATCCCCAGCGCGCATCGCAAATGGCTTGTCTCGGCCGGAATATCGTCGAGCGCGAACTGAACTTCCGCCACTACATGTTCGATCTGCTGGAATTCTGCGGTCAACCAATCCCGCGTGTGTCGGCCATCGTGCCGAATTACAATTACGCTCGTTACTTGCAAGACAGGCTTGAAACTGTAAGAGCCCAAACTCTGCCGCTTTATGAGCTGATTGTTCTCGACGACTGCTCGTCGGACAACAGTCTGCACGTGATACAGGAGTTTCTCACTCAGTGCGATGTTCCCAGTCGGTTGGAGATCAATCAGGTCAACTCTGGTTCCGTGTTCAGGCAGTGGCGCAAGGGCGTCGAGCTTGCACGCGGAGAATATGTTTGGATCGCCGAGGCCGATGACGTCTGCAAGCCAGAGCTGGTGGAGCGAGTTGTCACTCGCATGCGTGAGACAGGGGCTGTTTTGGGTTTTTCCGATAGTTGGCAGATTGATGAAAATGGAGATCGTCTTGGCGACAGTTATAAGCCTTATGTCAATGAAAAAAATTCCGGTGCATTCGACTATTCCTTTGAAATGAGTGGACGCGATTTTCTTGCTAACTATCTGGGAATCAAAAACGTGATTTTGAACGTCTCGGCGGTGATTTTTCGGAGAGACTCGTTTTTGAAATCGCTAGATAAAGTTGGCAATAATTTATTCGAATACAAAGTTGTCGGTGACTGGAGGCTGTATATTGAATTATGCGCTTCGAGTGGGGTTGTGGTGTACGAGTCCATGTCTTTGAATGGACACCGTAGACATCGGAGAAGTGTCACGCATGCATTGCAGGCAGAGATTCATATACAAGAAATTGAAAGTATGCATGCTTTAAGCAATAAAATACTTTTTTTTTCACAAAACTCAGATAATCAAGTTGATTACATTTGTCATGTAGTAAATTATTTAAAACAAAAAAAATGATTTATTTATATTTTGAAATTGTCTGTGTAGCTATATTTGCAGTATAAAATTGTTTTTAATTGTTAATTATGGAGGGAGGGCATGAGTAAAAGTATAGATATGCATATTGAAAATGAAGTTAATTTAGTCAAGGCGCCATGGGAGAGTTCTCCTTATTATAATGATGCTGAAAAATGGACGCATCTG
This portion of the Desulfomicrobium macestii genome encodes:
- the wecB gene encoding non-hydrolyzing UDP-N-acetylglucosamine 2-epimerase; this encodes MKVLTVFGTRPEAIKMAPVVKALAADSAFDAKVCVTGQHRHMLDQVLELFGIQPDFDLDLMQPDQDLFDISCRVMNGMRDVFRQWRPDMVLVHGDTTTSFAASLSAFYARIRVGHVEAGLRTYDKYSPWPEEMNRRLTGSLADLHFAPTPAARLNLLQESVPDAAIHVTGNTVIDALLDVVRRLQGDAGLRGEMEKRFGFLDPAKRLVLVTGHRRENFGPGFENICRALGDIAARGDVQIVYPVHLNPNVQDPVRRILAETQDVFLLEPLDYLPFVYLLDRSALVITDSGGVQEEAPSLGKPVLVMREATERPEALEAGTVRLVGADREKIVREARRLLDDESARQAMSRVHNPYGDGKAAQRIRECLLAEVNLKMSPTLRLYQAFSAGAAKPENFGRDALPRRVSNNRMDLLK
- the wecC gene encoding UDP-N-acetyl-D-mannosamine dehydrogenase; this translates as MFNTISMIGLGYIGLPTATLFASRRKKVIGVDVNQHAVDTINQGKIHIVEPDLDMLVQAAVASGYLRATTVPEPADAFLIAVPTPFTDGHKPDLSCVRAAAQAIAPVLRKDNLVILESTSPVGTTEKLARWLAEARPDLTFPQQAGEAADVQIAYCPERVLPGRVVHELVDNDRVIGGMTRAATFMAATLYKIFVRGDLIATNVRTAEMCKLAENSFRDVNIAFANELSMICDRLDIDVHELIRLANRHPRVNILQPGAGVGGHCIAVDPWFIVDQTPEEARLIRTAREVNDRKIAWVLEKVGQVAAAGPGSVKIACLGLAYKADVDDLRESPALSIVQALADSFPGCLAVVEPHIDILPESLREKGVAKMELKESLEWATVVVTLVGHRQFKSICFDHYDDTCIVDVAGIRKNQA
- a CDS encoding coiled-coil domain-containing protein; translation: MTDTQTATSQPVEAEFQARLKDLEEENELLLLQLHQVQEELERYFLKCQDLERGGASAWTGTASAGGWVDDELPSVQAEVSRLTALVETQTRLRDIESKNALNARLGDILIQSVSPSGSIVGLPAKLLGIWRASKAEQPSAALGGKNFDKVIEAFQKGGLEPVNQLLAAEPAPEMRAKAYTALARHQMKNGLFMDAALSARRAYEEEPKPFRLKWLAFRLHDAGEVAEADACLSLLPQDTPFSDSEARQRDQVRYEAKSLRLRDAKQKTGFESRRQAMESQVQSLRRECDKHVKLAAEREAELASLQQTQARLEQEKSALEGRLAAAERRVSELNQATEKSAKLTAEREEENELLLTQLHQVQEELELHFLKVQELEKGLASLEQEKMVLAGQQEASGKLLAERYAEIESLKLSCSKIEQEKLAISRQRIEASLLLSEREAEIRILYETRARLEQEKSNLVAQSEESADLAASRLREIETLTQGLKAIEQEKAVLSGQLEESARMSAERQAKIDSQSQELDKVHQDQAALIAMMEESARLSADLQAEIETLRRTLANLEQQLSTMTTQQEDSAKLLAARQAELESLQRALAQREQEKETLAGQHEHVISQVAERQAEIDSLLQAAGKFDQERAELKKSIEELTRQRDEQSRLVQDRISQIEELQRKAHDREAAESELATRQEMIRGEMVRAEAQLDLLKEILLREQGL
- a CDS encoding rhamnan synthesis F family protein; this encodes MDKVIAGNLRINQGKFKYQGRDNKRKRVAICGWSLAHNAAGRAYTLAKIYETFADVEIVGSLFPKWDSELWEPIRNTAFQYHSFVVESEDRFLEQAMALVAAHPYDIVHLSKPRVPNIFFGLLYKLIWNATVLMDIDDEELAFVKAGQPVSVHAFLQEFGRLPELKNLPGKEWTRLAVGLACEFDALTVSNGALKSRYGGEIIGHARDPRSPSLGKELRESSRHAFGIRPDQKVVLFLGTPRPHKGLLEVARAIQSMRRDDIIFAIVGSFDVSCQGFKAQLESVTGVRYLFVENQPFEELPRILSMADCCALLQDPGHPCSEFQMPAKLSDALAMGVPVIATPTPAMADPIAASAVIPATAGNLAVQLAAALDDRCASQADAGQRYFTENLSIAANAARLQHVVDITRSSPLSQDLILFLKALSVYEPKLDALFELAEPENLHGPERHKALREVETLPGKLAIAVHIYYPEIWPEIAQRLKKLRHPFILDITTPPEQAASVESAVKHDFTAANIHIVPNRGMDILPFLSLVPHWQQEDVIAVCKLHTKKGDGGESATHWRRHLLDTLIGHPDIPARIVRAFADHTSLNLVGPAIFHLSAQRLMYGNGPNLQQISQELGLGPLPQSDWGFFAGTMFWARPDALAPLARLVANKSQFGPDDHAKDGRYEHALERAFGLMAHCPGGKIGLLHHPASPTDMPELQIAEAFAPAARHLINPVHASQAVRQTYSLVDWDAQCCKPRQSGLVSIIVPIYNQPELTAACIASVYQHTANGHFQLVLVDNGSDFGTQTLLQDLARKHPNVLLLRNAENLNFAHGCNLGYAASNGSIVVFLNNDTTVTSGWLPPLVEALRRPDVAAVQPKLLYPDGTIQCIGVVFSEHSPLGYPIYAGMQPQPPWVDSSRSFQAVTGACMAVHAKDFAQLRGFDPVYVNGQEDIDLCLRLNRLRKMNSCWVAAESIVMHHESKTPSRFMHAAHNRRTFVRRWKKIVKPDDLNYYAADGFSVTGYQVDSLDKFSEDLRVFRANIVPELSTS
- a CDS encoding glycoside hydrolase family 99-like domain-containing protein, which translates into the protein MNNSFQRNENQMNAPWQSYWVRANACFRNKDYESAIKFYEKAILQAEHPLKARIRFNLDFALRRAGKTVAPFAILEKPEGLDQYYFDLIKNGGFFDPDWYLEQYKEKHHVTGNPLAHYLAHGVELGTNPSPQFDTTYYLKQNQDVAQSGLHPFLHYICQGCNEDRLCRPLSAQDSLDIYQPEAPQYVPRLEPGDYLKEKAARVIAFYLPQFHPIPENDEWWGEGFTEWTNVRPARPLFEGHYQPHEPDKFLGYYDLRDSSVMRKQIELAKQYGIEGFCFYTYWFSGTRLLETPVDNYLADATLDLPFCICWANENWSRRWDGKDNDLLMVQHYSDQDDVAFISHMAKYLRDPRYLRVDGKPLLIVYRPNLFPSMSETATRWRDFCREIGLGEIYIAYVQSFEKRDPADYGLDAAIEFPPNNSAPPDISKNVVGARVDFSGKIYDWRIFLQRSENFKPKNYTVLRGACPSWDNTARKKERGTVFANSSPKLFERWLTNVFEDTLRRIEDVDQRLVFINAWNEWGEGAHLEPDKRHGYAWLQAVRQAHMAVTSRHQRILIVSHDAHPHGAQLLSLHLAKHFKCDLKLQVDMIVLGEGALLSRFSEHATVHRIDLKTASGSQIDAKLGQIGQKGIRCAIVNTTVSGDIVPHLKRHGIKVVSLVHELPGILAAYNLHEQANSIAMHADRVVFAAQQVKDGFEGFIGRSLSQAAIRPQGLYQRSWLRSGRDKNEIRREIREQLGIPAHAKIVICAGYADHRKGFDLFVEICVHLMQQSEDVFGLWVGHLDQSFADASLGCADAARVRHRLLFTGLVEEPQPYYLAADVYALTSREDPFPSVVMEALDAQIPVVAFRGCGGFEELLDRGCGVLVTMGDVAGFVGAVRGLLDNPQRASQMACLGRNIVERELNFRHYMFDLLEFCGQPIPRVSAIVPNYNYARYLQDRLETVRAQTLPLYELIVLDDCSSDNSLHVIQEFLTQCDVPSRLEINQVNSGSVFRQWRKGVELARGEYVWIAEADDVCKPELVERVVTRMRETGAVLGFSDSWQIDENGDRLGDSYKPYVNEKNSGAFDYSFEMSGRDFLANYLGIKNVILNVSAVIFRRDSFLKSLDKVGNNLFEYKVVGDWRLYIELCASSGVVVYESMSLNGHRRHRRSVTHALQAEIHIQEIESMHALSNKILFFSQNSDNQVDYICHVVNYLKQKK